From the genome of Acidobacteriota bacterium, one region includes:
- a CDS encoding M67 family metallopeptidase, which yields MSDTLVQITDAIAAAIEEHARRTHPAECCGLLSGSNGLITDIHQLRNDADKPETRYFATPEELFAATRRIREAGQALLGVYHSHPRTPAYPSASDVEMAFYPEAFYFIISLEPRVELRAFKIEDSKIEDVELVRGP from the coding sequence TTGAGCGACACGCTCGTTCAGATCACAGACGCGATCGCTGCCGCGATAGAAGAACACGCGCGTCGAACTCACCCTGCCGAATGCTGCGGCTTGCTCAGCGGCAGCAACGGCTTGATTACCGATATTCATCAGCTTCGCAACGACGCCGACAAACCTGAGACCAGGTACTTCGCGACGCCCGAAGAGTTGTTCGCGGCGACGCGGCGCATCCGCGAAGCAGGCCAGGCTTTGCTTGGGGTCTATCACTCTCATCCGCGGACGCCGGCTTACCCGTCGGCGTCGGATGTGGAGATGGCTTTCTACCCCGAAGCGTTCTACTTTATCATCTCGCTTGAACCGCGCGTTGAACTGCGTGCTTTCAAGATTGAAGATTCGAAGATCGAGGATGTGGAACTGGTCCGTGGTCCGTAG
- a CDS encoding DEAD/DEAH box helicase has product MAPALRLTPEEELKFQQFQEIDFWRNQREAQDAGVLSGQLTDATEDKTAILPDLWELTRDLVLHDWQSSCLDAWFTANKRGVVKVVTGAGKTTLALAIIERLQQTTVSDLCVAIVVPTIVLLDQWRSEILKGSNLPPACIGFVGAGQSDSFEAGARIIIAVLNSASKKLAQDVQRSGISDRLLLIVDECHRAGAAEMRRVFETKRAYSLGLSATPERETDISEEAENGEDVNSSGVLPFESTVIGQELGNVVFELNYAEAIQQGILPPFRIIHYGLPLSELESKEYKRVSREITDLQGDLQTRNRRGLGLIRWCKSQASRGDRRAARYISLLGDRKRLLYKTESRSAAVVQILQQHLAQNPKANAILFHESIEEVMSLFAKLRELGFQVVAEHSGFPDSMRARSIHLFRDGIARVIVSARSLIEGFNVPAADIGIVVAASASVRQRIQTLGRLLRKNSLNDGSEKTAKLFVLYTRDTVDEFIYEKADWEHFIGAERNEYYRWDPLTGSAPIPTSEPPRRPPISEDEVMTLALAPGDEYPGDLSQGASFSLDTQGNIRDENGIPIQPNQELRQLLVLGHRRAGRFRVTPQKFLVFALEKDALGAWRGLYLGQLTSAPESSSGSDVGSSDEATSGGDPYPLAKVRGETFHVLQRDRRLVARKERGQIRFILPLERIADPQKRVATEQIQRALTDAHSKGHRINRITVTPDGDVVYVFQNQAYFLGKAPEGAEGFQLEQPTDVL; this is encoded by the coding sequence ATGGCACCAGCATTGCGCTTAACCCCAGAAGAAGAGCTCAAGTTTCAGCAATTTCAGGAAATCGATTTCTGGCGAAATCAAAGGGAAGCTCAAGATGCGGGCGTGCTTTCCGGTCAGCTTACCGACGCCACTGAGGATAAGACTGCGATCTTACCGGATCTTTGGGAATTGACACGTGATCTCGTGCTTCACGATTGGCAGAGCAGTTGTTTGGACGCCTGGTTTACTGCCAACAAACGAGGAGTCGTCAAAGTAGTTACCGGTGCTGGCAAGACAACACTCGCGCTCGCCATCATTGAGCGACTGCAGCAGACGACTGTTTCGGACCTCTGCGTTGCAATAGTTGTCCCAACTATTGTGCTCTTAGACCAGTGGCGCAGCGAAATCCTGAAGGGATCCAATCTACCTCCGGCTTGCATCGGCTTTGTTGGAGCTGGGCAATCCGACTCATTCGAAGCCGGTGCTCGAATCATCATCGCGGTCCTGAACTCAGCCTCAAAGAAACTTGCTCAGGACGTCCAGCGATCAGGGATATCCGACCGTCTGCTCTTGATTGTGGACGAGTGTCATAGAGCCGGCGCGGCAGAGATGCGCCGCGTGTTTGAAACTAAGCGAGCATATTCGCTCGGCCTTTCCGCCACTCCAGAGCGGGAAACAGATATTTCCGAAGAAGCCGAGAATGGTGAAGACGTCAATTCATCTGGTGTCCTCCCCTTTGAATCCACCGTGATTGGCCAAGAGCTCGGTAACGTTGTTTTCGAGCTGAATTATGCAGAAGCCATACAGCAGGGGATACTCCCGCCGTTTCGTATCATCCACTATGGTCTACCGCTGTCGGAACTGGAGTCCAAGGAATACAAGCGAGTGAGTCGAGAGATAACCGACTTGCAAGGCGACCTCCAGACTAGGAACCGCAGGGGCCTCGGGCTGATTCGGTGGTGCAAGTCCCAGGCCAGTAGGGGGGACAGGAGGGCTGCACGATACATATCGCTCCTCGGCGACCGGAAGCGGTTGCTATATAAAACTGAGTCACGCTCCGCAGCAGTAGTACAGATTCTACAGCAGCATCTTGCTCAAAATCCCAAAGCCAATGCAATTCTGTTTCACGAGAGCATCGAAGAAGTAATGAGTCTGTTCGCGAAGCTCCGAGAGCTAGGGTTCCAAGTTGTTGCCGAGCATAGCGGATTCCCCGATTCGATGCGAGCACGATCGATTCACCTGTTTCGAGACGGTATCGCTCGTGTCATTGTCTCCGCGCGATCTCTTATCGAGGGGTTTAACGTGCCCGCAGCAGACATCGGAATCGTTGTGGCTGCTTCAGCGTCGGTCAGACAACGAATCCAGACGCTCGGACGCCTTTTGAGAAAGAATAGCCTTAACGACGGCAGTGAGAAGACAGCGAAACTGTTTGTCCTGTATACGCGGGACACGGTCGATGAATTCATCTACGAGAAAGCCGATTGGGAACATTTCATCGGCGCCGAACGCAATGAATATTATCGCTGGGATCCTTTGACAGGTTCCGCACCAATTCCGACCAGCGAACCTCCGCGTCGCCCGCCAATCTCGGAGGATGAAGTGATGACCTTAGCCCTGGCCCCAGGTGATGAGTATCCTGGCGATCTGAGCCAAGGAGCTTCATTTTCTCTCGATACGCAAGGCAACATCCGCGACGAAAATGGAATCCCGATTCAACCCAACCAGGAGTTGCGGCAGCTACTTGTTCTCGGGCACAGACGAGCCGGGCGATTCCGAGTTACCCCTCAGAAGTTCCTTGTGTTCGCCCTGGAAAAGGATGCTCTAGGTGCCTGGCGCGGACTTTATTTAGGCCAACTCACGTCTGCACCAGAGTCCTCGTCGGGAAGCGACGTGGGATCATCTGACGAGGCCACGTCCGGGGGCGACCCTTATCCGCTTGCAAAGGTGCGCGGTGAAACTTTCCATGTCCTTCAGCGTGATCGGCGTCTCGTGGCCCGAAAGGAACGCGGACAGATTAGGTTTATACTTCCGCTGGAGCGAATTGCCGACCCTCAAAAACGAGTTGCAACCGAACAGATCCAACGTGCCCTTACCGATGCGCACAGCAAAGGCCATCGGATTAATAGGATTACAGTGACGCCCGATGGAGATGTGGTTTACGTGTTTCAAAATCAGGCGTATTTTCTTGGAAAGGCCCCAGAAGGAGCTGAGGGTTTTCAACTAGAACAGCCGACTGATGTATTGTAA
- a CDS encoding type II toxin-antitoxin system VapC family toxin — protein sequence MAAYFFDSSALAKRFIRETGTAFVLSLWRPSAHHAIYAARLTEVEVCAALARRHKGLKLAADQFHKPVKRLRRDFTERLAVTATTESIVIEALRLAESYALRGYDALQLASALEANRRRVLPGSFLSTTPPPRRLGETITKSEQQRIWNEFDHVIRVDIKPELLKWTRERAGLEIDALALAFPSSRRGGGTPRRRERVGAGD from the coding sequence ATGGCGGCCTACTTTTTCGACAGCAGCGCGCTCGCCAAGCGCTTCATCAGAGAAACCGGCACGGCTTTCGTGCTGAGTCTCTGGCGGCCTTCGGCCCACCACGCAATCTACGCCGCACGCCTGACCGAGGTCGAAGTTTGCGCGGCGCTCGCGCGGCGGCATAAAGGCCTCAAGCTCGCGGCAGATCAATTTCATAAGCCGGTCAAACGGTTGCGGCGTGATTTCACCGAGCGGCTGGCCGTGACTGCCACCACGGAAAGCATCGTGATCGAGGCCTTGCGGCTGGCCGAGAGCTACGCCCTGCGCGGTTACGATGCGTTGCAACTGGCTTCCGCTCTGGAAGCAAATCGCCGACGCGTGTTGCCCGGGTCTTTTCTGAGCACGACGCCGCCCCCGAGGAGACTGGGCGAGACGATAACGAAAAGTGAGCAGCAGCGCATTTGGAATGAGTTTGATCACGTGATTCGTGTTGATATTAAACCAGAACTCCTGAAATGGACCCGCGAGCGCGCGGGTTTGGAGATTGATGCTCTCGCGCTCGCTTTCCCAAGCTCGCGGCGTGGCGGCGGGACGCCGCGGCGACGTGAGCGTGTTGGAGCGGGAGATTGA
- a CDS encoding DUF2283 domain-containing protein: protein MKISYDSEIDALYIRFVEGKHECRTVRLNEEVALNIGEGEKLVGIEILDAKEVLGSGKVPAVVLEGLTSSPTPLAVREKPAKKYG, encoded by the coding sequence ATGAAGATCAGCTACGACTCAGAAATTGACGCGCTCTACATTCGATTCGTCGAGGGCAAGCACGAATGCCGCACGGTGCGCCTGAACGAGGAGGTAGCCCTGAACATTGGTGAAGGGGAAAAGCTCGTGGGCATAGAGATTCTCGATGCGAAAGAGGTCCTCGGATCAGGCAAAGTCCCCGCTGTCGTGCTGGAAGGGCTGACATCCTCCCCCACGCCGTTAGCCGTTCGCGAAAAACCCGCGAAGAAATATGGTTGA
- a CDS encoding glutamine--tRNA ligase/YqeY domain fusion protein — translation MNSESDSGAMPVESSGRSNFIRDIIIQDVKAGKHDGRVQTRFPPEPNGYLHIGHAKAICLDFGLAAEFGGKCNLRFDDTNPSKEETEYVDSIMEDVRWLGFEWDGLFYASDYFGQLYEWAVQLTKAGKAYVCDLTAAAIREYRGTLTEPGRESPYRERSVEENLDLFERMKKGEFPDGSRTLRARIDMASPNLSMRDPVMYRILHMEHHRTGNEWCVYPMYDYAHGQSDSIEKVTHSICTLEFENNRPLYNWFIEQLGIFPSRQFEFDRLNLTYTLLSKRKLLTLVQDGRVKGWDDPRMPTLSGMRRRGYTAEAIRSFCASLSVSKTNNTVELAALEHFVREDLNKRAPRVMAVLRPLRVVIDNYPNDLVEEMDAVNNPEDASMGSRRVPFSKVLYIEQDDFREDPPKGYFRLAPGREVRLRYGYLITCNSAVKDAGGNVVELHCTYDPATRGGATPDGRKVKSTIHWVSAAHAVDCEVRLYDTLFTKENPNEVEEGEDFTANLNPNSLEALSGCKAEPSLRDSAPGSRYQFERLGYFCVDPDSASGKLVFNRTIVLRDTWSKIERREKK, via the coding sequence ATGAACTCGGAATCTGACTCCGGCGCGATGCCAGTTGAATCGTCAGGCCGGTCTAATTTTATTCGCGACATCATCATCCAGGACGTCAAGGCTGGCAAACATGACGGCCGGGTGCAAACTCGCTTTCCTCCCGAGCCAAACGGATACCTGCACATCGGGCACGCTAAGGCGATATGTCTCGATTTCGGGCTGGCGGCGGAGTTTGGCGGCAAGTGTAATCTTCGTTTCGACGACACAAATCCGTCCAAGGAAGAGACCGAGTACGTCGATTCAATTATGGAAGACGTCCGCTGGCTGGGATTCGAATGGGACGGTCTGTTTTACGCTTCCGACTACTTCGGACAACTCTATGAGTGGGCCGTTCAGTTGACCAAAGCGGGAAAAGCCTACGTGTGTGATCTCACTGCGGCTGCGATTCGCGAGTACCGGGGCACGCTGACCGAGCCGGGCAGGGAGAGCCCATACAGAGAACGTTCCGTCGAAGAGAACCTGGACCTGTTCGAACGCATGAAGAAAGGTGAGTTTCCTGATGGCTCCCGAACCTTGCGCGCGAGAATCGATATGGCATCCCCAAACCTGAGTATGCGCGATCCGGTGATGTATCGGATTCTTCACATGGAGCACCACCGGACGGGCAATGAATGGTGCGTCTACCCTATGTACGACTACGCACATGGCCAGTCGGACTCGATCGAGAAGGTGACCCACTCAATCTGTACTCTCGAATTCGAAAACAACCGGCCATTGTACAACTGGTTTATCGAACAGCTCGGCATCTTTCCATCGCGGCAGTTTGAGTTCGACCGGCTCAACCTCACCTATACGCTCCTGAGCAAACGCAAGCTGCTGACTTTGGTGCAGGATGGCCGAGTAAAGGGTTGGGACGATCCGCGCATGCCCACGCTGTCAGGGATGCGGCGGCGCGGCTATACGGCGGAAGCCATCCGCAGCTTTTGCGCAAGTCTGAGCGTATCCAAGACGAACAACACAGTGGAGCTCGCGGCTCTCGAGCACTTCGTCCGTGAAGACCTGAACAAGCGTGCGCCGCGCGTCATGGCGGTGTTGCGGCCACTGCGCGTCGTCATCGACAACTATCCGAACGATCTTGTCGAGGAGATGGACGCCGTCAACAATCCCGAAGACGCGAGCATGGGAAGCCGCCGCGTTCCGTTCTCGAAGGTGCTGTACATCGAACAGGACGATTTTCGTGAAGACCCGCCTAAGGGATACTTCCGGCTCGCGCCGGGCCGCGAGGTCCGTCTCCGCTACGGCTACCTGATCACTTGCAACAGTGCAGTGAAAGACGCCGGCGGGAATGTAGTGGAGCTGCATTGCACGTACGACCCGGCGACACGGGGCGGCGCGACGCCGGACGGGCGCAAGGTCAAATCAACTATTCACTGGGTCTCAGCGGCGCACGCGGTAGACTGCGAGGTTCGTCTCTACGATACGCTGTTCACGAAAGAGAATCCGAATGAGGTTGAGGAAGGCGAGGACTTCACGGCCAATCTGAATCCGAACTCACTCGAGGCGCTGTCCGGCTGCAAGGCCGAGCCGAGCCTTCGGGACTCAGCGCCCGGCTCGCGGTATCAGTTCGAACGACTGGGCTACTTCTGCGTAGATCCGGATTCAGCGTCCGGGAAGCTGGTGTTCAACAGGACGATCGTTCTTCGGGATACCTGGTCTAAGATCGAGCGGCGCGAAAAAAAATGA
- a CDS encoding PQQ-binding-like beta-propeller repeat protein, whose amino-acid sequence MTLAGGGRALVVGQKSGVVHAVDPDQKGKILWQTRLGKGGALGGVMWGSAADRQNVYVANSDVAFVAGGGRGLVLDPKAGGGLFALDLKTGKIRFKVPPSDCGDRKQCSPAQAAAVTAIPGVVFSGGVSGYLRAYATRDGSLLWEVDTTQDYITVNGVKGKGGAMEGPGPTVVEGMLYVNSGYGSWGGIAGNVLLAFSVDGK is encoded by the coding sequence GTGACTTTGGCTGGAGGCGGCCGGGCACTGGTCGTGGGTCAGAAGTCTGGAGTTGTACACGCGGTGGATCCAGATCAGAAGGGCAAGATCCTCTGGCAGACACGGCTCGGGAAGGGAGGCGCCCTGGGGGGAGTTATGTGGGGCTCGGCGGCTGATCGCCAGAACGTGTACGTTGCCAATTCGGACGTGGCGTTTGTCGCGGGCGGCGGCAGAGGATTGGTTCTGGATCCCAAAGCCGGCGGCGGACTTTTTGCGCTGGATCTGAAAACGGGCAAGATACGGTTCAAGGTCCCGCCCTCAGATTGTGGAGATCGGAAGCAGTGCAGCCCGGCGCAGGCGGCGGCCGTAACGGCGATTCCCGGAGTGGTGTTCTCCGGAGGGGTCAGCGGCTACTTGCGCGCCTACGCGACCCGGGACGGCAGCCTGCTGTGGGAGGTCGACACCACGCAGGACTACATTACCGTGAATGGCGTGAAGGGGAAGGGCGGCGCTATGGAGGGACCCGGTCCTACGGTGGTGGAGGGGATGCTTTATGTAAACTCGGGCTACGGATCGTGGGGCGGAATAGCGGGGAACGTACTGCTGGCCTTCTCGGTCGACGGGAAGTGA
- a CDS encoding ABC transporter permease — MAMIQDVLQDIRAAVRGMRRAAGFSGAAILVMTLSIGVVAALFGVVNAVWFRPLPYPDSRQLTMVWQENPVKGRRDNLVSARNFLDWRKDNKVFESLTAFRRTNCALAGAGGQSQAAEYVSGAQVSSDLFNVFGIRPAIGREFSRAEELEGNDGVLLLEHRLWQRRFNSDPTVVGTVQSVNGKPVQVVGVMPEGFQFPESAELWMPLGLSELDLAIREMRTLYTIGRLRTDTSLAAAQQAMAGLAATVDSPSSVKAGWTVRLRPLHEQVIQNALPALTLLLGAALLILLIAIANITTLMFVRAGAYQRSIAIKSALGATRWRLIRQLLIESMILAGVAGALSLVILIGSAAKLRDFVPANLFRAEVMMVDYRVLAFTILLSLLVGAAAVVLPAIKATSSDRAREWLRTGHGQTAGRGEKRKASGLVIVQIGVLTVLLILSALITRSFVNLTEGHVGFATDHLLTMALDLSKRQQAQSEAAKPEGSQDQGAALIERMLEHIAALPGVRAAASVNALPLSGDFFSTNFNLASQPESVNEENTAEVRVCSANYLRTMGIPLLAGRYFDGSDAAGAAKVAIINQTMARQYWPGTNPVGAWLEVDVGDAPSNVQIVGVAGDVKDLGLRSAVASEIYVPLLQHSFSAGRLVIRTSGDPMVAAPTVIEALQEVDRGQPVFECQSMDALLARVTAPERALTELMVVIAALAVLLVVVGVYCMTNHAFARRTQEFGVRIAVGATPRSILILTVRQAFLLALSGAAGGVLVAMLAAKTLEHFLFGIGTTDPATYVMMTLVGIVTAVLASLHPALRASRTNPMTVIRSV; from the coding sequence ATGGCGATGATCCAGGACGTCCTTCAAGATATCCGAGCCGCAGTCCGTGGAATGCGCCGAGCCGCCGGGTTTTCCGGGGCGGCTATCCTGGTTATGACCTTGAGCATCGGTGTGGTCGCCGCCTTGTTCGGGGTTGTCAACGCGGTCTGGTTTCGACCCCTCCCCTACCCCGACTCCCGCCAACTGACGATGGTCTGGCAGGAGAACCCGGTGAAGGGGAGACGCGACAATCTCGTTTCGGCGCGGAACTTCCTTGACTGGCGCAAGGACAACAAAGTCTTCGAGAGTCTGACCGCGTTTCGCCGGACGAATTGCGCTCTCGCCGGCGCCGGGGGTCAATCACAGGCCGCGGAGTATGTATCCGGGGCGCAAGTCTCATCCGACCTGTTCAATGTCTTTGGGATTCGGCCCGCGATTGGGCGCGAGTTCTCGCGAGCGGAGGAGTTGGAGGGCAACGATGGAGTGCTGCTACTGGAACATCGCTTGTGGCAACGTCGCTTCAACTCAGATCCCACAGTCGTTGGAACGGTTCAGAGCGTGAATGGCAAACCCGTTCAGGTGGTCGGCGTGATGCCGGAGGGTTTTCAATTCCCTGAGTCCGCAGAGCTGTGGATGCCACTCGGTCTCTCGGAACTGGATCTGGCCATCCGCGAAATGCGGACCCTGTACACCATCGGCCGGTTACGCACCGACACTAGCCTGGCCGCCGCGCAACAGGCGATGGCCGGGCTCGCCGCCACCGTAGACTCGCCTTCTTCGGTAAAAGCGGGCTGGACCGTTCGTCTGCGGCCGTTGCACGAACAGGTTATCCAGAATGCACTTCCCGCGCTGACTCTGTTGCTGGGCGCCGCGCTTCTGATCCTGCTGATCGCGATCGCCAACATCACTACTCTCATGTTTGTCCGCGCCGGCGCCTACCAGCGATCCATCGCGATCAAGAGCGCTCTGGGCGCCACTCGTTGGCGGCTGATTCGTCAGCTCCTGATAGAGAGCATGATCCTCGCCGGGGTAGCGGGCGCGCTCAGTCTTGTGATACTGATCGGGTCGGCCGCCAAACTCAGGGATTTTGTTCCGGCGAACTTGTTCCGCGCCGAAGTGATGATGGTCGACTACCGCGTGCTGGCCTTCACCATCCTGCTCTCGCTGCTGGTCGGGGCGGCCGCCGTCGTGCTTCCAGCGATCAAAGCCACCTCCTCAGATCGCGCGCGAGAATGGCTGCGCACGGGCCACGGCCAGACGGCGGGCCGCGGAGAGAAGAGAAAAGCCAGCGGGCTGGTGATAGTGCAAATAGGCGTCCTGACCGTGTTGCTGATTCTGTCCGCGCTGATCACTCGCAGTTTCGTAAACCTCACCGAAGGCCACGTGGGCTTTGCTACCGATCACCTGCTGACGATGGCTTTGGATCTGTCAAAACGGCAGCAAGCCCAATCGGAGGCAGCGAAGCCTGAAGGAAGCCAGGACCAGGGTGCCGCCCTGATTGAAAGGATGCTGGAGCACATCGCGGCGCTGCCGGGCGTTCGAGCAGCCGCCTCGGTGAATGCGCTGCCGCTGAGTGGAGACTTCTTCTCCACGAACTTCAATCTCGCCAGCCAGCCGGAGTCGGTGAACGAAGAAAACACGGCTGAGGTCAGAGTGTGCAGTGCAAACTACCTGCGGACGATGGGGATTCCGCTGCTTGCCGGGCGTTACTTCGATGGAAGCGACGCCGCCGGAGCCGCCAAGGTCGCAATCATCAATCAGACTATGGCCCGGCAGTATTGGCCCGGGACGAATCCCGTGGGCGCCTGGCTGGAAGTTGACGTAGGCGACGCGCCCTCGAATGTCCAGATCGTCGGCGTTGCGGGCGACGTGAAGGATCTCGGTCTCAGGTCGGCCGTGGCGTCGGAAATCTACGTGCCGCTTCTTCAGCATTCGTTCTCGGCTGGCCGGCTTGTCATCAGAACCTCGGGCGATCCGATGGTTGCAGCTCCAACGGTGATCGAAGCCCTCCAGGAGGTCGACCGCGGCCAACCGGTGTTCGAGTGCCAGTCGATGGACGCGTTGTTGGCGCGGGTCACGGCGCCCGAAAGGGCCTTGACCGAACTCATGGTCGTCATTGCCGCTCTCGCAGTGCTTCTCGTCGTTGTCGGCGTGTACTGTATGACGAATCATGCCTTCGCCCGGCGCACCCAGGAGTTCGGAGTCCGGATTGCGGTCGGAGCCACGCCGCGCAGCATTCTCATTCTGACGGTACGCCAGGCATTCCTGCTGGCCCTCTCGGGCGCCGCAGGAGGCGTTTTGGTCGCTATGCTGGCGGCCAAGACCCTGGAACACTTTCTGTTCGGAATCGGCACGACGGATCCAGCTACATACGTCATGATGACTCTTGTCGGGATCGTGACCGCGGTGCTGGCGAGTCTGCACCCGGCGCTGCGCGCCTCTCGCACCAACCCGATGACAGTGATCCGGTCGGTGTGA
- a CDS encoding metallophosphoesterase translates to MKRLVASAMTIAFLAVSGFVENVFCQKGPATSNETLQVSLPTKEGSVRFAIIGDTGSGTDKQQQIADMMVRYKKVFPFEFVLMMGDNLYGGDSAKDYDKKFESVYKVLLDAKLKFYATLGNHDDANQRMYDHFNMNGKEYYSFKKGNATFYSLNSNYMDKRQVDWLEDELSKNNSEWKICFFHHPPYSSGKAHGSDKQLREVIEPIFVKHGVNVVFSGHEHFYERLKPQKGIHYFISGAGGKLRAGDVGVSQVTAKSFDQDMHFMLIEIVDDTMHFQVISRTGKTIDSGTLTNQRKKNGVTAP, encoded by the coding sequence ATGAAACGCCTTGTTGCTTCGGCGATGACAATCGCTTTCTTGGCTGTTAGTGGCTTCGTAGAAAACGTCTTTTGCCAGAAAGGGCCGGCGACTTCTAATGAGACCCTGCAAGTCAGTTTACCCACAAAAGAAGGCTCAGTCCGATTTGCGATTATCGGCGATACAGGTTCCGGCACTGACAAGCAACAACAGATAGCCGATATGATGGTGCGATATAAGAAGGTTTTCCCCTTCGAGTTTGTCCTGATGATGGGCGACAACCTCTACGGGGGAGACAGCGCAAAGGACTATGACAAAAAATTCGAGAGTGTCTACAAGGTTTTATTGGACGCCAAATTGAAGTTCTACGCCACGCTCGGAAACCACGACGACGCCAACCAGCGTATGTACGACCATTTCAACATGAATGGCAAAGAGTATTACAGCTTCAAGAAAGGCAATGCTACTTTCTACTCGCTGAACAGCAACTACATGGATAAGCGGCAGGTCGATTGGTTGGAAGACGAACTATCGAAGAACAACTCCGAGTGGAAGATTTGCTTTTTCCATCATCCGCCTTACTCGTCGGGCAAAGCGCACGGTTCCGACAAGCAGCTACGAGAGGTCATCGAGCCTATATTCGTAAAGCACGGAGTAAATGTTGTGTTTAGCGGCCACGAACACTTCTATGAGAGGTTAAAGCCACAAAAGGGGATTCACTATTTCATCTCTGGCGCTGGCGGCAAATTGAGAGCCGGCGACGTCGGAGTATCGCAAGTCACCGCAAAGTCGTTCGATCAAGACATGCATTTCATGCTAATCGAGATTGTCGACGACACGATGCACTTCCAGGTTATTTCGCGCACCGGCAAGACTATTGATTCAGGTACTCTGACAAACCAGCGAAAGAAGAATGGGGTGACTGCCCCTTGA
- a CDS encoding AAA family ATPase: protein MAGREWERARIVAKDAGKRGAVLAVDEAQKVSGWSDAVKRLWDEDTHASLPLRVVLLGSAPLLVQRGLAESLAGRFEILHMPHWSFAEMRTAFGCSLEQYLYCQRRGPRFVRAVLLARGQPGS, encoded by the coding sequence ATGGCTGGGCGCGAGTGGGAGCGCGCCCGCATCGTGGCGAAGGACGCCGGCAAGCGCGGCGCGGTGCTGGCTGTGGACGAAGCACAAAAAGTCTCCGGTTGGTCTGACGCAGTGAAACGCCTCTGGGACGAGGACACCCATGCCAGCCTGCCGCTGCGGGTGGTGCTGCTCGGCTCCGCGCCGCTACTCGTGCAGCGCGGGCTCGCCGAAAGCCTGGCCGGACGCTTCGAGATCCTGCACATGCCGCACTGGTCCTTCGCCGAGATGCGCACGGCCTTTGGCTGTTCGCTCGAGCAATACCTCTACTGCCAACGCCGCGGCCCGCGGTTTGTGCGAGCTGTTCTACTGGCGCGAGGGCAACCGGGAAGTTGA
- a CDS encoding peptidylprolyl isomerase, with the protein MNPKHKLWSQRAPDVFKVRLETSKGSFVIEAHREWAPRGVDRFYDLARAGFFDDSRFFRVRAGFIAQFGVPGDPAIAKAWKDETIPDDPARQSNTRGSIAYAMTGPNTRTTQLHFTVLVVLRYAELPRANARAQLW; encoded by the coding sequence ATGAATCCAAAGCACAAGCTATGGAGCCAGCGAGCGCCGGACGTGTTCAAGGTGAGACTTGAAACCAGCAAGGGAAGCTTCGTCATCGAGGCTCATCGAGAGTGGGCCCCTCGTGGCGTTGATCGTTTTTATGACCTTGCGCGCGCCGGGTTCTTTGACGACTCGCGCTTCTTCCGAGTGCGTGCCGGTTTCATCGCGCAGTTCGGCGTACCCGGCGATCCAGCCATTGCGAAGGCATGGAAGGACGAAACAATCCCGGATGATCCGGCGCGGCAAAGTAACACTCGCGGTTCGATAGCGTATGCTATGACCGGGCCGAACACTCGAACGACTCAACTCCATTTCACTGTGCTAGTGGTCCTTCGATATGCGGAGCTGCCACGGGCTAACGCCCGCGCTCAGCTGTGGTAG